One window of Amaranthus tricolor cultivar Red isolate AtriRed21 chromosome 13, ASM2621246v1, whole genome shotgun sequence genomic DNA carries:
- the LOC130797891 gene encoding calcium-dependent protein kinase 10-like gives MGNCNACIRPEEGPKKNPQPKKKKTRPNPFATNQAQPAPVRVLKDIIPAVGPRISDTYVIGRELGRGEFGVTYLCTDRETKDRLAVKSISKRKLRTAIDIEDVRREVAIMSTLPVHPNIVRLKAVYEDNEAVHLVMELCEGGELFDRIVARGHYSERAAATVAKTVAEVVKLCHDNGVMHRDLKPENFLFANKKENSPLKAIDFGLSVFFRPGERFTEIVGSPYYMAPEVLRRNYGPEVDVWSAGVILYILLCGVPPFWAETEQGVALAILRGVLDFKREPWPQISETAKSLVKQMLDPDPKKRLTAQQVLEHPWIQNAKKAPNVPLGDIVRTRLKQFAGMNRFKKRALRVIAEHLSVEEVEIIKDMFMLMDTDRDGRITFEELRAGLRKVGSQLAEPEIKLLMEVADVDGNGYLDYGEFVAVTIHLQKMENDEHFHRAFMYFDKDGSGYIELDELRDALADESAQTDSDVVTQIMQEVDTNKDGRISYEEFVAMMKTGTDWRKASRQYSRERFKSLSLNLMKDGSLQLHDGMTGQAVVV, from the exons ATGGGTAACTGTAACGCTTGTATCAGACCCGAAGAAGGCCCTAAAAAAAACCCACaacccaaaaagaaaaaaacccgACCCAACCCATTCGCAACTAACCAAGCTCAACCCGCCCCGGTTCGAGTCCTTAAAGACATAATCCCCGCCGTCGGACCCCGTATAAGCGATACATACGTAATCGGTCGTGAATTAGGGCGGGGTGAATTTGGTGTCACTTATTTATGTACAGACCGGGAAACAAAAGATCGGCTCGCtgtaaaatcaatttcaaaaagaaaactAAGAACTGCAATAGATATAGAAGATGTAAGAAGAGAAGTAGCGATTATGTCTACACTTCCGGTTCATCCAAATATAGTCCGGCTTAAAGCGGTTTATGAAGATAATGAGGCGGTTCATTTGGTTATGGAGTTATGTGAAGGTGGCGAGTTGTTTGATAGGATTGTTGCTCGTGGACATTATTCGGAAAGAGCTGCGGCTACGGTTGCGAAAACGGTTGCTGAAGTTGTTAAGTTGTGTCATGATAATGGTGTTATGCATAGAGATTTGAAACCTGAGAATTTCTTGTTtgctaataagaaggaaaattCTCCTCTTAAAGCTATTGATTTCGGTCTCTCTGTTTTCTTCCGTCCTG GGGAAAGGTTCACAGAAATAGTAGGGAGCCCATACTACATGGCCCCAGAAGTGCTAAGGAGGAATTATGGGCCAGAAGTGGATGTGTGGAGTGCTGGAGTTATTTTGTACATTCTTCTTTGCGGGGTTCCCCCTTTTTGGGCAG AGACTGAGCAGGGTGTGGCATTGGCGATATTGCGTGGGGTTCTTGATTTCAAAAGGGAACCATGGCCTCAAATATCTGAGACTGCCAAGAGTTTAGTCAAACAGATGTTGGATCCAGACCCTAAGAAACGATTGACTGCTCAACAAGTTCTTG AACACCCTTGGATACAAAACGCGAAGAAAGCTCCAAATGTCCCATTGGGAGATATTGTTAGGACAAGACTCAAGCAGTTTGCTGGGATGAATAGATTCAAAAAGAGAGCTCTAAGG GTCATAGCTGAACATTTATCAGTCGAAGAGGttgaaattataaaagataTGTTCATGTTGATGGATACTGACCGAGATGGAAGAATAACTTTTGAGGAATTGAGGGCTGGCCTCCGAAAGGTTGGTTCCCAACTTGCTGAACCTGAGATAAAGCTACTTATGGAAGTG GCTGATGTTGATGGGAACGGTTACTTGGACTATGGAGAGTTCGTAGCAGTAACAATTCACTTGCAGAAAATGGAAAACGATGAACACTTCCACCGAGCATTCATGTACTTCGACAAAGATGGAAGTGGCTACATTGAGCTGGATGAGCTTCGAGATGCCTTGGCTGACGAATCAGCTCAAACAGATTCCGATGTTGTTACTCAGATCATGCAAGAAGTTGATACCAACAAG gaTGGTCGGATAAGTTACGAAGAGTTTGTAGCAATGATGAAAACTGGGACTGATTGGAGGAAGGCTTCAAGACAGTACTCAAGAGAACGATTTAAGAGCTTAAGTCTTAACTTAATGAAAGATGGTTCATTACAACTTCATGATGGGATGACTGGCCAAGCTGTTGTGGTGTAA
- the LOC130797893 gene encoding uncharacterized protein LOC130797893 isoform X2, whose protein sequence is MGIDYYNILKVNRNATDDDLRKAYRRLAMIWHPDKNPNDKIQAEAKFKQLSEAYDVLSDPQKRQIYDAYGEEALKSGQFPPHSSASHGGASASHQRPRNNGNPNVSSKFSSFRFNPRDAEDIYAEMFGDGGSSSNGRAKSTGRWYNRDGYFRTSNGAGERNREHQKKGPPVEKNLSCSLEDLYKGAKKKMKISRTITEASGVRTVEEILTIDLKPGWKKGTKITFPEKGNQGPGFIPSDLVFVVDEKPHPVYKRDGNDLIVNHEVTLLESLTGKNLELTTLDGRILLIPLNDIVKPGEEVVVQNQGMPISKEPNKRGNLIVKLDVKYPARLTDEQKVDLRRVLGGSS, encoded by the exons ATGGGGATAGATTACTACAACATTCTCAAAGTCAATAGAAATGCAACCGATGATGATCTCCGGAAAGCATACCGTCGATTAGCAATGATTTGGCATCCTGATAAAAACCCTAACGACAAAATTCAAGCGGAAGCAAAATTCAAACAACTTTCCGAAGCTTACGATGTCCTAAGCGATCCTCAGAAGCGTCAAATCTACGATGCTTATGGTGAAGAAGCTCTTAAATCCGGTCAATTTCCACCTCATTCATCTGCTTCTCATGGAGGCGCTTCAGCCTCTCACCAGCGTCCTCGAAATAACGGGAACCCTAATGTCAGCTCTAAATTTTCGTCTTTTAGGTTTAATCCGAGGGATGCAGAAGATATTTATGCGGAAATGTTTGGGGATGGTGGGTCGAGCTCTAATGGTAGAGCAAAGAGTACAGGAAGATGGTATAATAGAGATGGTTACTTTCGAACATCGAATGGTGCTGGTGAAAGAAATCGTGAACATCAGAAAAAGGGTCCTCCCGTTGAGAAAAACTTGTCTTGTAGTCTCGAGGATCTGTATAAAGGTGctaagaagaaaatgaagatttCTAGAACTATTACTGAAGCTTCTGG GGTTCGTACTGTGGAGGAGATATTGACTATTGATTTAAAACCGGGTTGGAAGAAGGGCACAAAGATCACTTTCCCTGAGAAAGGTAACCAGGGGCCTGGTTTTATACCATCAGACCTTGTTTTTGTGGTGGATGAGAAACCACATCCAGTTTACAAAAGAGATGGTAATGATTTAATAGTTAATCATGAGGTGACTCTTCTGGAATCTCTCACTGGAAAGAACCTTGAACTGACAACCCTTGATGGGAGGATTCTTTTAATCCCTCTGAATGATATTGTAAAACCTGGTGAAGAGGTGGTTGTTCAGAATCAGGGGATGCCAATCTCTAAAGAACCCAATAAGCGAGGCAATCTGATAGTTAAGCTTGACGTAAAGTACCCAGCAAGGTTAACCGATGAACAAAAGGTTGATCTACGGAGAGTTTTAGGCGGAAGCTCATGA
- the LOC130797893 gene encoding uncharacterized protein LOC130797893 isoform X1: MGIDYYNILKVNRNATDDDLRKAYRRLAMIWHPDKNPNDKIQAEAKFKQLSEAYDVLSDPQKRQIYDAYGEEALKSGQFPPHSSASHGGASASHQRPRNNGNPNVSSKFSSFRFNPRDAEDIYAEMFGDGGSSSNGRAKSTGRWYNRDGYFRTSNGAGERNREHQKKGPPVEKNLSCSLEDLYKGAKKKMKISRTITEASGRVRTVEEILTIDLKPGWKKGTKITFPEKGNQGPGFIPSDLVFVVDEKPHPVYKRDGNDLIVNHEVTLLESLTGKNLELTTLDGRILLIPLNDIVKPGEEVVVQNQGMPISKEPNKRGNLIVKLDVKYPARLTDEQKVDLRRVLGGSS, from the exons ATGGGGATAGATTACTACAACATTCTCAAAGTCAATAGAAATGCAACCGATGATGATCTCCGGAAAGCATACCGTCGATTAGCAATGATTTGGCATCCTGATAAAAACCCTAACGACAAAATTCAAGCGGAAGCAAAATTCAAACAACTTTCCGAAGCTTACGATGTCCTAAGCGATCCTCAGAAGCGTCAAATCTACGATGCTTATGGTGAAGAAGCTCTTAAATCCGGTCAATTTCCACCTCATTCATCTGCTTCTCATGGAGGCGCTTCAGCCTCTCACCAGCGTCCTCGAAATAACGGGAACCCTAATGTCAGCTCTAAATTTTCGTCTTTTAGGTTTAATCCGAGGGATGCAGAAGATATTTATGCGGAAATGTTTGGGGATGGTGGGTCGAGCTCTAATGGTAGAGCAAAGAGTACAGGAAGATGGTATAATAGAGATGGTTACTTTCGAACATCGAATGGTGCTGGTGAAAGAAATCGTGAACATCAGAAAAAGGGTCCTCCCGTTGAGAAAAACTTGTCTTGTAGTCTCGAGGATCTGTATAAAGGTGctaagaagaaaatgaagatttCTAGAACTATTACTGAAGCTTCTGG TAGGGTTCGTACTGTGGAGGAGATATTGACTATTGATTTAAAACCGGGTTGGAAGAAGGGCACAAAGATCACTTTCCCTGAGAAAGGTAACCAGGGGCCTGGTTTTATACCATCAGACCTTGTTTTTGTGGTGGATGAGAAACCACATCCAGTTTACAAAAGAGATGGTAATGATTTAATAGTTAATCATGAGGTGACTCTTCTGGAATCTCTCACTGGAAAGAACCTTGAACTGACAACCCTTGATGGGAGGATTCTTTTAATCCCTCTGAATGATATTGTAAAACCTGGTGAAGAGGTGGTTGTTCAGAATCAGGGGATGCCAATCTCTAAAGAACCCAATAAGCGAGGCAATCTGATAGTTAAGCTTGACGTAAAGTACCCAGCAAGGTTAACCGATGAACAAAAGGTTGATCTACGGAGAGTTTTAGGCGGAAGCTCATGA
- the LOC130797892 gene encoding protein NRT1/ PTR FAMILY 2.11-like, whose translation MADTTKKVVDDEKPKINYRGIKAMPFIIGNETFEKLGAIGTLSNLLVYLTTVFNMKTITATTLITVFNGTTNFATLLGAFMSDTYFGRYTTLGFASIASFLGLLMIDLTSVIKKLHPLPCGDEERGCNGPSTGQMSFLLLGLGLMIVGAAGIRPCNLAFGADQFNPNTESGKRGINSFFNWYFFTYTFAQIVSLTLIVYVQSNVSWSIGLAIPAALMMLSCVLFFMGTKIYVRVKPQGGPLLSLVQVIVAALRKCKLKQPDSQLGSLLTYLPPNSANSKLPHTNQFRCLDKAAIIAADDQIKPDGSAVNPWKLCSIQQVEEVKCILRVLPIWVSGIIYHVPVVQMHTYVIFQALQSNRHLGKSKFEIPAASYIVFMMISLTLWIPIYDRILVPFLEKLRGKEGGITLLQRMGIGLVFSILTMLAAGLVESRRRDLALTKPTLGILARRGEISSMSSFWLVFPLGLAGLGEAFMAIGQVEFYYKQFPENMRSIAGSIFFLGIGMSSYVSSFLISIVHKTTKKATSGDWLAEDLNKGRLDNFYYLIAVLCSINFVYFLCCAKWYKYKGSSDNAKKIDIDPVGCLELAEPDKGIV comes from the exons ATGGCAGATACTACCAAGAAAGTTGTAGACGATGAGAAGCCAAAAATCAACTATAGAGGCATCAAAGCCATGCCTTTTATCATAG GAAATGAAACATTTGAGAAGCTAGGAGCAATTGGAACATTATCAAATCTGTTAGTGTACTTAACAACGGTGTTTAACATGAAGACAATAACAGCAACAACATTGATCACAGTGTTTAATGGAACAACAAATTTTGCTACTCTTTTAGGAGCTTTTATGTCCGACACTTACTTTGGCCGTTATACTACCTTGGGATTTGCCTCTATTGCCtcctttttg GGATTGCTAATGATAGACCTAACATCAGTAATAAAGAAACTTCACCCTCTCCCTTGTGGGGATGAAGAAAGAGGCTGCAATGGACCTTCAACAGGACAGATGAGTTTCCTGCTATTGGGGTTAGGACTAATGATAGTCGGTGCAGCGGGTATACGACCGTGTAACTTGGCCTTCGGGGCTGATCAGTTTAACCCAAATACAGAATCAGGAAAAAGAGGGATCAACAGTTTCTTTAATTGGTACTTCTTCACTTACACTTTTGCACAAATTGTGTCTCTGACACTCATAGTTTATGTGCAATCCAATGTGAGTTGGAGCATCGGGTTAGCGATTCCGGCTGCTCTTATGATGCTTTCTTGTGTACTGTTTTTCATGGGTACTAAGATTTATGTGAGGGTTAAGCCCCAAGGTGGCCCCTTATTGAGTTTGGTTCAGGTGATAGTTGCTGCACTTAGAAAATGTAAACTGAAGCAACCAGATTCTCAGTTGGGTTCTTTGCTCACTTATTTACCTCCTAATTCTGCCAATTCAAAATTGCCTCACACTAATCAGTTCAG ATGTCTGGATAAAGCTGCAATTATAGCTGCTGATGACCAAATCAAACCAGATGGATCAGCAGTAAATCCCTGGAAACTCTGCTCTATACAGCAGGTAGAAGAAGTTAAGTGCATACTAAGAGTTTTACCAATATGGGTATCAGGCATAATATATCATGTTCCTGTAGTACAAATGCACACATATGTCATTTTCCAAGCACTTCAATCTAATAGACACCTTGGGAAATCGAAATTTGAAATTCCAGCTGCATCCTACATTGTTTTCATGATGATTAGCCTAACCCTTTGGATTCCAATCTATGATCGGATATTAGTCCCGTTCCTCGAGAAACTTAGAGGAAAAGAAGGCGGGATCACATTACTCCAAAGGATGGGAATCGGGTTAGTATTCTCGATACTGACCATGTTGGCTGCAGGGTTAGTAGAAAGTCGTAGGAGAGATCTAGCACTTACAAAACCAACACTAGGGATTTTGGCAAGAAGAGGAGAAATCTCTTCTATGTCGAGTTTCTGGCTCGTATTTCCTCTAGGTTTAGCAGGACTCGGTGAGGCATTTATGGCGATAGGTCAAGTCGAGTTTTACTACAAGCAGTTTCCCGAGAACATGAGGAGCATTGCTGGATCTATTTTCTTTTTAGGCATCGGAATGTCGAGCTATGTGAGCAGCTTTTTGATCTCTATAGTTCATAAGACGACAAAGAAAGCAACATCAGGCGATTGGTTAGCCGAGGATCTTAACAAAGGTAGATTGGATAATTTCTACTACTTGATAGCTGTGTTATGTAGcattaattttgtatatttCCTTTGTTGTGCTAAATGGTACAAGTATAAAGGTAGTAGTGACAATGCTAAGAAAATAGACATAGATCCTGTAGGGTGTCTGGAACTTGCTGAGCCTGACAAGGGAAttgtgtaa
- the LOC130797894 gene encoding protein NRT1/ PTR FAMILY 2.11-like, with the protein MEIHKNSGMETKKEKIEYRGVKAMPFIIGNETFEKLGTIGTQQNLLVYLTTVFNMKSMTATNVVNIFNGSANLATLLGAFLCDTYFGRYKTLGFASVASFVGLLILTLTAVIPGLHPPNCEAAGNTAENCIGPTTGQLTFLLGGLVFLIIGAGGIRPCNLAFGADQFDPETKSGKRGINSFFNWYYFTFTFAVMISVTVVVYIQTDVSWGIGLAIPAFFMFLSSVLFFSGTKIYVIVKPQGSPLASVLQVLVTAVKKRRLEFPEKPSVSLFDYVPDGSINSMLSHTHQFRCLDKAAIITSEDKTNPDGSSTNPWKLCSIQQVEQVKCVIRVLPIWVSGIIYYVSIVNINNYTVFQALQSNRSLGVNHFQVPAASYAIFPMLAMTIWIPIYDRIIVPKLRKITGTENGITVLQKIGIGLVLIVISLILSGFVENRRRVQALSKPNLGIDPKRGVISSLSAMWLVLPLSVSGLSEAFAMIGLVEFYYKQFPENMRSIGGAFLFCGLALSSYLSSFLQTIVGKMSTGSRKGSWLKDDLNKGRLDYFYYLIGAVQLVNFLYFVVCAKWYRYRETVRVSSEGSDQEKKSDIALV; encoded by the exons ATGGAGATTCACAAGAATTCAGGAATGGAAACTAAAAAAGAGAAGATAGAGTATAGGGGTGTGAAGGCCATGCCTTTTATTATAG gaaatgagacatttgaaaaGCTAGGAACAATAGGAACACAACAGAATCTATTGGTTTATCTAACGACAGTGTTCAACATGAAAAGCATGACAGCTACAAATGTTGTTAACATCTTTAATGGATCAGCCAATTTAGCAACCCTTCTTGGTGCTTTTCTATGTGACACTTATTTTGGACGTTACAAAACCTTGGGCTTTGCTAGTGTTGCCTCTTTTGTG GGATTGTTAATCCTCACACTGACAGCAGTAATACCAGGATTGCACCCACCAAACTGTGAAGCTGCAGGAAACACTGCAGAAAATTGCATAGGACCCACAACAGGGCAACTTACATTTCTACTGGGAGGATTAGTATTTCTAATCATAGGAGCAGGGGGTATTAGGCCATGTAATTTAGCATTTGGAGCAGATCAATTTGACCCAGAAACCAAATCGGGTAAACGAGGGATCAACAGCTTCTTCAATTGGTATTACTTCACATTTACATTCGCAGTGATGATATCAGTGACTGTAGTTGTATACATACAGACTGATGTGAGTTGGGGAATAGGCCTTGCAATACCTGCATTTTTCATGTTTCTATCAAGTGTTTTGTTCTTCTCAGGGACTAAGATTTATGTTATTGTTAAGCCCCAAGGTAGTCCCTTAGCTAGTGTGTTGCAGGTTTTAGTCACTGCTGTTAAGAAAAGGCGGTTAGAGTTTCCGGAAAAGCCTTCAGTTTCCTTGTTTGATTATGTTCCTGATGGGTCTATCAACTCTATGCTTTCTCATACTCATCAATTCAG ATGTCTTGACAAAGCAGCAATCATAACCAGTGAAGACAAAACCAACCCAGATGGATCATCAACAAACCCATGGAAACTATGCTCCATTCAACAAGTAGAACAAGTAAAATGTGTGATCAGAGTATTACCTATCTGGGTTTCAGGCATCATATACTATGTTTCCATAGTTAACATAAACAACTACACTGTTTTCCAAGCCTTACAATCCAACCGAAGCCTAGGAGTAAACCATTTCCAAGTCCCAGCCGCATCCTATGCCATATTCCCAATGTTAGCCATGACAATTTGGATTCCTATCTATGACAGAATCATAGTCCCAAAACTCAGGAAAATAACAGGAACAGAAAATGGGATTACTGTCCTACAAAAAATAGGTATAGGCTTGGTTCTCATTGTGATCTCACTTATACTATCTGGGTTTGTTGAAAACAGAAGAAGAGTTCAGGCATTAAGTAAGCCTAATTTAGGGATTGATCCCAAAAGGGGAGTCATCTCTTCACTGTCCGCGATGTGGTTGGTTCTGCCTTTGTCGGTATCAGGGTTATCGGAAGCTTTTGCTATGATCGGTTTGGTCGAGTTTTACTATAAGCAATTCCCTGAGAATATGCGAAGCATTGGGGGCGCGTTCTTGTTTTGTGGGCTTGCATTGTCAAGTTATTTGAGCAGCTTCCTACAGACAATTGTTGGGAAGATGAGTACAGGATCAAGGAAAGGAAGTTGGTTGAAAGATGATTTGAATAAGGGAAGACTTGACTACTTTTATTATCTGATTGGTGCTGTGCAATTggttaattttttgtattttgtggTGTGTGCAAAGTGGTATAGGTATAGAGAAACTGTTAGGGTTTCTTCAGAAGGAAGTGATCAAGAGAAGAAATCTGATATAGCTCTAGTTTGA